A genomic stretch from Bacillus sp. N1-1 includes:
- a CDS encoding nitronate monooxygenase, whose amino-acid sequence MWYDTPVTSMLNITYPIVQAGMAGGVTTPQLVASVSNAGGLGSLGAGYMTPEQMKKAISDIKLLTPKPFAVNLFIPEDDPSSEESIANVQLKLQGYADQLGISDQERKRKSFVETQKEYQEKLQIIIDEAVPVCSFTFGVPSIEDVQRLKKEKMILVGTATTVKEAIINEKRGVDLVVMQGMEAGGHRGTFTGDFQASLIGSASLIPQTVDAIQIPVIAAGGIMDGRGVLSMLALGADAVQMGTAFVTCQESGANPVHQHAILTSTEDQTVVTPVFSGKPARGINNDFVTEMEGLNDLPGYPTLNTLTKEVRKQAAIQKRPEWMSLWSGQSPRLSTSKSAEQIIDHSVKQVTDILERLTK is encoded by the coding sequence GTGTGGTATGATACGCCAGTGACTTCAATGTTAAACATAACTTATCCGATTGTTCAGGCAGGAATGGCGGGTGGTGTGACGACACCTCAGTTAGTTGCTTCCGTCTCGAACGCTGGAGGGCTTGGAAGCTTAGGTGCAGGCTATATGACACCTGAACAAATGAAGAAGGCAATAAGTGATATTAAACTGCTCACTCCGAAACCTTTTGCGGTTAACTTATTTATTCCAGAAGACGATCCGTCTTCTGAAGAGAGTATTGCAAACGTGCAATTAAAGCTTCAAGGCTATGCTGACCAACTCGGTATTTCTGACCAAGAACGTAAGAGGAAGTCGTTTGTAGAAACTCAAAAAGAATATCAAGAAAAGCTTCAGATTATCATTGATGAAGCCGTTCCAGTATGCAGCTTTACATTCGGGGTTCCTTCTATAGAAGATGTTCAGCGTTTAAAGAAAGAGAAAATGATTTTGGTGGGAACGGCTACGACTGTAAAAGAAGCGATCATCAATGAGAAACGCGGAGTGGATCTTGTTGTGATGCAAGGAATGGAAGCAGGCGGTCACCGTGGAACGTTTACAGGTGATTTTCAAGCATCACTGATTGGCAGTGCTTCGCTCATTCCTCAAACGGTTGATGCTATCCAAATTCCAGTTATTGCAGCAGGGGGAATTATGGACGGAAGAGGGGTTCTTAGTATGCTCGCTCTTGGGGCAGATGCTGTTCAAATGGGCACAGCGTTTGTAACGTGTCAGGAAAGTGGTGCAAATCCAGTTCATCAACATGCTATTTTAACAAGTACAGAAGATCAGACAGTTGTAACGCCAGTGTTTAGTGGGAAGCCTGCACGTGGCATAAATAATGACTTTGTTACTGAGATGGAGGGTCTAAACGATCTACCTGGATACCCGACGTTAAATACGTTAACAAAAGAAGTACGGAAACAAGCGGCGATTCAGAAACGTCCAGAGTGGATGTCGCTATGGTCAGGACAAAGCCCGCGCCTCAGCACATCTAAATCTGCGGAGCAAATCATCGATCATAGTGTGAAACAAGTGACGGACATTTTGGAGCGGTTAACTAAATAG
- the treC gene encoding alpha,alpha-phosphotrehalase yields MQPWWKKSVVYQIYPKSFNDTTGSGTGDIQGIIEKLDYLNELGVDVVWLTPIYDSPQNDNGYDIRDYFSIYEDYGTMEDFDRLLKEAHARDIKIIMDIVVNHTSTEHQWFVESRKSKDNPYRDYYIWKDGVNGAEPTNWQSKFGGNAWQFDKETGQYYLHLFDVTQADLNWENEKVRDEVYAMMTFWFEKGVDGFRLDVINLISKNQNFPNDDGSVAPGDGRKFYTDGPRAHEFMNEMNRNVFMKYNSMTVGEMSSTTIEDCIQYSNPERNELSMTFNFHHLKVDYPNGEKWSVAAFDFLKLKEILSTWQTEMIKGGGWNALFWCNHDQPRIVSRYGNDGQYRRESAKMLATTMHLMQGTPYIYQGEEIGMTNPKFDAISSYRDVESLNIFSILKEKGYSEEEVLEILRHKSRDNSRTPVQWTSEPHAGFTTGEPWIPVAKNYEDINVEDTLNERNSVFEHYQKLISLRKSVDLITYGDYELLLAEDPQLFAYVRNGEDEKLLVINNFYETEATFEMPSHIEVDGYHAEVLISNYEDSPSTFKKVTLRPYESIAYHLTETR; encoded by the coding sequence ATGCAACCATGGTGGAAAAAATCCGTTGTTTATCAAATTTATCCAAAAAGCTTTAATGATACGACAGGTAGTGGAACGGGAGACATTCAGGGGATTATTGAAAAGCTTGATTATTTAAATGAGCTTGGAGTAGATGTTGTTTGGTTAACGCCTATCTATGATTCTCCGCAAAATGATAATGGTTACGATATTCGTGATTATTTTAGTATTTATGAAGATTATGGCACGATGGAAGACTTTGATCGTCTTTTAAAGGAAGCTCATGCAAGAGATATAAAGATTATTATGGATATTGTCGTGAACCACACGTCAACAGAACACCAGTGGTTTGTTGAATCTCGCAAATCAAAAGATAACCCTTATCGTGATTATTACATTTGGAAAGATGGCGTGAATGGGGCAGAACCAACAAACTGGCAGTCTAAGTTTGGAGGAAATGCATGGCAGTTCGATAAGGAAACGGGTCAATATTATTTACATCTTTTTGATGTCACTCAGGCTGATCTAAATTGGGAAAATGAGAAAGTGCGCGATGAAGTGTATGCAATGATGACATTCTGGTTTGAAAAGGGAGTAGATGGCTTCAGACTTGATGTCATTAATCTGATCTCGAAAAATCAGAACTTCCCGAATGATGATGGGTCTGTCGCACCTGGGGACGGACGCAAATTCTATACAGATGGTCCTCGCGCTCATGAATTTATGAACGAAATGAATCGGAACGTCTTTATGAAGTATAACAGCATGACAGTCGGCGAGATGTCGTCTACTACAATTGAAGACTGCATTCAATATTCGAACCCTGAACGTAATGAATTAAGTATGACGTTCAATTTCCATCATCTAAAAGTCGATTACCCAAACGGAGAGAAATGGTCTGTAGCAGCCTTTGATTTCTTAAAGCTTAAAGAGATTCTTTCAACATGGCAAACAGAAATGATCAAAGGTGGCGGATGGAATGCGCTCTTCTGGTGCAACCATGACCAGCCTCGCATTGTATCGCGATATGGAAATGACGGTCAGTATCGACGTGAGTCAGCTAAAATGCTTGCAACAACAATGCACTTGATGCAAGGTACTCCGTATATTTACCAGGGGGAAGAAATTGGGATGACAAACCCTAAATTTGATGCGATTTCCTCTTATCGTGATGTGGAATCATTAAATATTTTCTCGATTTTGAAAGAAAAAGGGTACAGTGAGGAAGAAGTTCTTGAGATTTTACGCCATAAATCAAGAGACAATTCAAGAACGCCTGTTCAATGGACGTCTGAACCTCATGCTGGATTTACGACAGGGGAACCGTGGATTCCAGTGGCGAAAAATTATGAAGACATTAATGTAGAAGATACGCTAAACGAAAGAAATTCCGTATTTGAACACTACCAAAAGCTAATTTCATTAAGAAAAAGTGTCGATCTGATCACATATGGAGACTATGAACTCCTTTTAGCTGAAGATCCTCAACTATTTGCTTATGTCCGTAATGGAGAGGATGAAAAGCTACTTGTCATTAATAATTTCTATGAAACAGAAGCAACGTTTGAAATGCCGTCCCATATTGAAGTAGATGGGTATCATGCGGAGGTATTGATTTCAAACTACGAAGATTCTCCATCAACCTTTAAGAAAGTTACGTTACGACCATATGAGTCGATTGCTTATCATCTAACTGAGACAAGGTGA
- the treR gene encoding trehalose operon repressor — MKQTKYQQIYNDLSENIRNGTYKPNSKLPSEHDLAEIYGTSRETIRKALNLLSQNGMIQKIKARGSVVLDLSRYEFPVSGLVSFKEISEQMNRSSRTIVHHLEKKLPEEWIREQLELEAGAEVWHVLRAREIEGEKIILDRDFFSAKWVPELTRTICENSIYDYLENDLGLSVSYAKKEIVVEEADEEDRRYLDLHDYKHVVVVRNYVYLNDTTLIEYTESRHRLDKFRFVDFARREKQ, encoded by the coding sequence ATGAAGCAAACGAAGTATCAGCAAATTTACAATGATCTCTCTGAGAATATTCGAAACGGAACATATAAGCCGAATAGTAAACTGCCATCTGAGCATGATCTTGCAGAAATATATGGCACTTCAAGAGAAACCATCCGCAAAGCATTGAATTTACTATCACAAAACGGGATGATTCAAAAAATTAAAGCAAGAGGATCGGTCGTTCTTGACTTAAGTCGCTATGAATTTCCTGTGTCGGGACTTGTGAGCTTCAAAGAAATTTCAGAACAGATGAACCGATCCTCAAGAACAATCGTTCATCATCTCGAGAAAAAGTTACCTGAGGAATGGATTCGCGAACAACTTGAGCTTGAAGCGGGAGCAGAAGTTTGGCACGTCCTTCGTGCACGTGAGATTGAGGGCGAAAAAATCATCTTAGATCGCGACTTTTTTTCTGCTAAGTGGGTACCTGAACTTACACGAACGATTTGTGAGAATTCAATATACGATTATTTAGAAAATGATCTTGGTCTTTCCGTTAGCTATGCAAAAAAGGAAATTGTCGTAGAAGAGGCTGACGAAGAGGATCGACGTTATCTAGATTTGCATGATTACAAACATGTCGTGGTCGTTCGAAATTACGTTTATTTAAATGATACAACATTAATTGAATATACCGAATCACGACACCGTCTTGATAAATTCCGATTTGTCGATTTTGCAAGACGTGAAAAACAATAG
- a CDS encoding glycine betaine ABC transporter substrate-binding protein, with the protein MRRGILIMVIVALSLAACSGSEEGAEKSKGTVTLGLNNWAENIAVSNMWKVILEDKGYDIELKSMEKSPVWAGLSQGDLDIAAEVWLPTTDKPLYEEYKEDIVLHEAWYEGTGLGLVVPSYMDITSMEELNDKKNELGIEEIVGIDPGASLMEMSRTALEEYNLNYDLVDSSGPAMMSELKKAYEDEEPIVVTLWNPHWAFAEYDLKYLEDPKNVYGEADDIFFMTRTNFSDDHPEIVEWMNNWQMDDDSLGSLMATIKDADDAETGAQQWIEENEELVSEWTN; encoded by the coding sequence ATGAGGAGAGGAATTTTAATCATGGTCATTGTAGCACTGTCGCTGGCTGCATGTAGCGGTTCAGAAGAGGGTGCAGAGAAATCGAAAGGTACCGTAACGTTAGGCTTAAACAACTGGGCTGAAAACATTGCGGTTTCAAACATGTGGAAAGTTATTTTAGAAGATAAAGGATATGACATTGAACTGAAATCAATGGAGAAATCCCCTGTATGGGCCGGGCTTTCACAAGGCGATCTTGATATAGCTGCAGAAGTATGGCTTCCCACAACAGATAAACCATTGTACGAGGAATACAAAGAAGATATTGTTTTACACGAAGCTTGGTATGAAGGTACAGGGCTTGGACTTGTCGTTCCTTCTTATATGGACATCACGAGCATGGAGGAGCTAAATGACAAGAAAAACGAGCTGGGCATAGAAGAAATTGTCGGTATCGATCCTGGTGCAAGCTTGATGGAAATGAGTCGGACCGCGCTTGAAGAATATAACTTAAATTATGACCTTGTTGATAGTTCAGGGCCTGCGATGATGAGTGAATTAAAAAAAGCGTATGAAGACGAGGAACCCATTGTTGTCACACTGTGGAACCCTCATTGGGCTTTTGCAGAATATGATTTGAAATATCTTGAAGATCCTAAGAACGTCTACGGTGAAGCAGATGATATCTTTTTCATGACAAGAACAAATTTCAGTGACGATCACCCTGAGATTGTTGAATGGATGAACAATTGGCAGATGGACGATGATTCTCTTGGTAGTCTGATGGCTACGATCAAAGACGCTGATGATGCCGAAACAGGTGCACAGCAGTGGATTGAAGAGAACGAAGAACTCGTCTCCGAGTGGACGAACTAA
- a CDS encoding GNAT family N-acetyltransferase: MNVTEKKITLTKVVSHHLTSLKQFTLHEHQLAFTSMPMPAYEKCIREPNRLPVAIMEGVRTVGFFVLDQGDDVFSYTTSPHAILLRAYSINLPDQGRGIAKTSLRQLKPFVEKHLPDCREVVLGVNKNNPSAKKVYIEAGFIDTGKQKMGRSGPQAILKFFM; encoded by the coding sequence TTGAACGTAACCGAAAAAAAGATAACACTCACGAAAGTAGTATCTCACCATCTTACATCGTTAAAGCAATTTACCTTACATGAACATCAGCTCGCTTTCACTTCAATGCCGATGCCTGCCTACGAAAAATGCATACGCGAACCTAATCGTTTACCCGTAGCCATTATGGAAGGAGTTCGAACAGTTGGTTTTTTTGTCCTGGATCAAGGGGACGATGTTTTCTCCTATACAACTAGTCCACATGCGATCCTATTAAGAGCGTATTCAATCAACTTACCAGATCAAGGCCGTGGTATCGCTAAGACATCTCTTAGACAATTAAAACCATTTGTAGAGAAACATCTGCCTGACTGTAGAGAAGTCGTGCTCGGTGTAAATAAAAATAATCCTTCAGCGAAAAAAGTCTACATAGAGGCTGGATTTATTGATACAGGCAAGCAGAAAATGGGGCGCTCAGGTCCTCAGGCGATTCTAAAATTTTTTATGTAA
- a CDS encoding zinc-dependent alcohol dehydrogenase family protein: MKAVVINDFGKPSNFSITTLSTRELKPGELKISVKATSVNPVDTKVRSGQAEAFAPAFPAVLHGDVAGVVEEAYEGSPFQKGEEVYACAGGVKGLDGALREKMIVDQKLVARKPKRLSMKEAAALPLVSITAWEALVDRMNVQPGQNVLIHGATGGVGHIAIQLAKSLGAIVYTTASTSEKMKIGQDLGADYAINYKETTVEEYVKQYTDGKGFDAVFDTVGGENMEKSFQAVRNGGQVACIVGGGEHDMTPLYVKSATYHGVLMLIPMLTNEGREHHGEILTNVARMVDHGTLKPVLDEESFTFSTIAKAHYRLESGKTIGKVVAENDLTDS, translated from the coding sequence ATGAAAGCAGTAGTTATTAATGACTTTGGAAAACCTTCCAACTTTAGTATAACAACTCTCTCTACAAGAGAGTTGAAGCCAGGGGAATTGAAAATTAGCGTAAAAGCAACAAGTGTCAATCCAGTTGATACAAAGGTTCGTTCTGGTCAAGCTGAAGCATTTGCACCAGCATTTCCAGCGGTTCTCCATGGTGATGTCGCTGGTGTTGTAGAGGAAGCATACGAAGGAAGCCCTTTTCAAAAGGGTGAGGAAGTGTATGCTTGTGCAGGTGGTGTAAAAGGTCTTGACGGAGCTCTTCGAGAAAAAATGATTGTCGATCAAAAGCTCGTTGCGAGGAAGCCAAAACGATTATCGATGAAAGAAGCTGCGGCACTTCCGCTAGTTTCCATTACGGCATGGGAAGCCCTTGTGGACCGCATGAACGTTCAGCCTGGCCAAAACGTTCTTATCCATGGTGCCACGGGTGGCGTAGGACACATCGCCATTCAGCTTGCGAAATCATTAGGAGCGATTGTGTACACGACGGCGTCTACTTCAGAGAAAATGAAAATCGGTCAAGATCTCGGAGCGGATTATGCGATCAACTATAAAGAAACTACCGTAGAAGAATATGTAAAGCAGTATACAGACGGCAAAGGATTTGATGCAGTTTTTGATACCGTAGGCGGTGAAAATATGGAAAAGTCGTTCCAGGCAGTGAGAAACGGTGGACAAGTTGCCTGTATTGTTGGTGGCGGTGAGCATGATATGACACCACTGTATGTGAAAAGCGCTACGTATCATGGCGTGTTAATGCTCATCCCGATGCTAACAAACGAAGGAAGAGAGCACCATGGTGAAATCTTAACGAACGTTGCGCGAATGGTAGACCATGGAACACTTAAACCGGTGTTGGATGAAGAAAGCTTTACGTTCTCTACCATTGCTAAGGCACACTATCGACTAGAATCAGGAAAGACGATCGGGAAAGTTGTAGCAGAGAATGATCTTACAGATTCTTAA